The Gillisia sp. Hel_I_86 genome has a segment encoding these proteins:
- a CDS encoding transglycosylase domain-containing protein — translation MFQRINQSPKLKWSLVLLGTIITVFILFYFSIYFGVFGKIPSTQDLKDLKQNQATQVLSSDGDLIGKYYIFDRQPVTSNNIPKHLINALVATEDVRFYEHNGIDSRSLLRVFFKSLLLQDSSSGGGSTLTLQLAKNLYGRKDFGYFGIAINKFQESIIAKRLEEIYDKEEILTLYLNTVPFSDNTFGIESAAMKFFNKNTANLTLTESAVLIGMLKANHSYNPRIFPEKSRFRRDVVFQQMEKYGYLTKDEMQRAKQSETILDYQYYSHDQGLAPYFREQLRKDIIAILDTLKNKDGEGFNIYRDGLIIHTTLNSKMQEYAEESVQSHMSKLQQVHEQSYGTRAPWFTNKALILDAVKHTNDYKKLNKQGLSDKEILAKLDENPRERELFDYGMEKMVKASTLDSIKHYLKFLNAGFLAVEPSTGAVKAWVGGVDFGSFKYDHVSQSKRQVGSTFKPIVYTAALENGIAPCSYFSVREVTYQDGWTPSNSGSNGEDPDMNYNMKYALSNSVNTIAVKVLMETGVGNVISQAEKMGIESKLPRVPSIALGTAEISLKELAKAYTGFANKGRSSEPYYITRIEDGKGNLLAEFKPQTQNKTAYSETTREIMIEIMKATVNEGTATRLRSTYGLNNDIAGKTGTTQSNKDGWFVGLTPKLLAVTWVGADDHRIGFRNTGIGQGANSALPIFALFLQKINADPDFTDISNAKFGNPSEEVVSLMDCEPSKEDGFFDKLFGKSKKNKDRKKDEKKKKGFLNKLFGKNKKDQ, via the coding sequence ATGTTTCAAAGAATTAACCAGTCGCCAAAATTAAAATGGTCGTTAGTACTACTGGGAACCATTATTACTGTTTTTATCCTATTTTATTTCAGTATCTATTTTGGGGTTTTTGGTAAAATACCTTCTACCCAAGACCTAAAAGATCTTAAACAAAATCAGGCCACCCAGGTATTATCTTCTGATGGGGATTTAATAGGGAAATATTATATTTTTGATAGGCAACCAGTTACATCCAATAATATTCCGAAGCATTTAATAAACGCATTGGTAGCCACTGAAGATGTAAGATTCTATGAACATAATGGAATTGATAGCAGGAGTTTATTAAGGGTGTTTTTTAAGTCTTTATTGCTACAGGATAGCTCCTCCGGTGGGGGGAGTACTTTAACATTACAACTGGCAAAAAACTTATATGGCAGAAAAGATTTTGGATATTTTGGGATCGCAATAAATAAATTTCAAGAATCCATCATTGCCAAACGCTTAGAGGAAATCTACGATAAAGAAGAGATCTTGACACTTTACCTTAACACGGTTCCCTTTAGTGACAATACATTTGGGATAGAGAGTGCTGCCATGAAATTCTTTAATAAGAATACCGCAAACCTTACTTTAACTGAATCGGCGGTATTAATTGGAATGCTAAAGGCAAATCATTCTTATAATCCGAGGATCTTTCCTGAAAAAAGCAGGTTCCGTCGTGATGTTGTTTTTCAGCAAATGGAGAAATATGGGTATTTGACGAAAGATGAAATGCAGCGTGCAAAACAATCGGAGACTATATTGGATTATCAATATTACAGCCACGACCAAGGATTGGCTCCATATTTTAGGGAACAACTTCGAAAAGATATAATTGCCATATTAGATACATTAAAGAACAAGGATGGCGAGGGCTTTAATATTTACCGCGACGGATTAATTATCCACACTACCCTCAATTCGAAAATGCAGGAATATGCTGAAGAATCTGTTCAATCCCACATGTCTAAATTACAACAAGTTCATGAACAGTCCTATGGAACGAGAGCTCCATGGTTTACAAATAAAGCACTGATCTTAGATGCTGTAAAGCACACAAACGACTATAAAAAATTAAATAAACAAGGATTATCCGATAAGGAAATATTGGCAAAATTAGATGAAAATCCTAGAGAAAGGGAGCTTTTTGATTACGGGATGGAAAAGATGGTAAAAGCAAGTACCTTAGATAGTATTAAACATTATCTTAAATTTTTAAATGCCGGCTTTTTAGCTGTAGAACCTTCTACAGGAGCTGTAAAAGCTTGGGTTGGCGGAGTGGATTTTGGGAGTTTCAAGTACGATCATGTTTCACAAAGTAAAAGACAAGTAGGTTCTACCTTTAAACCAATAGTATACACCGCAGCATTGGAAAATGGAATAGCGCCCTGCTCCTATTTTTCTGTTCGGGAGGTCACTTATCAAGATGGCTGGACTCCTTCTAACTCCGGTTCCAATGGTGAGGATCCAGACATGAATTACAATATGAAATATGCCTTAAGTAATTCAGTAAATACAATTGCAGTAAAAGTACTAATGGAAACCGGTGTTGGCAATGTTATTTCTCAAGCGGAGAAAATGGGGATTGAATCCAAACTGCCTCGAGTTCCTTCGATTGCCCTAGGTACAGCAGAGATCAGCTTAAAAGAATTAGCAAAGGCTTATACTGGTTTTGCCAATAAGGGAAGATCCTCAGAACCTTATTATATCACTAGAATAGAAGATGGCAAAGGGAATTTATTGGCAGAATTTAAACCTCAAACGCAAAACAAAACTGCCTATTCTGAAACTACACGTGAGATAATGATCGAAATAATGAAAGCAACCGTTAATGAAGGGACAGCGACTCGATTAAGAAGTACTTATGGTTTAAATAACGACATTGCCGGAAAAACTGGAACTACCCAATCCAACAAAGATGGATGGTTTGTGGGCCTCACCCCCAAACTCCTTGCGGTAACTTGGGTAGGAGCTGATGATCACAGAATTGGGTTTAGGAATACCGGAATCGGACAAGGTGCAAACTCTGCCTTACCAATCTTTGCTTTATTTCTTCAGAAAATAAATGCGGATCCTGATTTTACTGATATTAGCAATGCAAAATTTGGCAATCCTTCGGAAGAGGTGGTTTCCTTAATGGATTGTGAACCCAGTAAAGAAGATGGGTTCTTTGATAAATTATTTGGGAAATCCAAGAAAAACAAAGACCGGAAGAAGGACGAGAAAAAGAAAAAAGGTTTTTTAAACAAACTATTTGGTAAGAACAAAAAGGATCAATAA
- a CDS encoding NYN domain-containing protein has product MENNLAVLIDGDNIPSAYVKEMMEEIAKYGNPTIKRIYGDWTKPQLSKWKNVLLENAINPIQQYGYTQGKNATDSAMIIDAMDILYANKVQGFCLVSSDSDFTKLATRLRESGLNVIGIGEKKTPEPFIVACDRFIYIEILGSSSKEQHAEISKGKSVKKDSVDKITPKVVNLIASTISDIADEDGWAFLGDVGGLLQKKQPNFDSRNYGFQKLTPMISSISNFEVESRENQNGRFKLIYVRNRG; this is encoded by the coding sequence ATGGAAAATAACTTAGCCGTGCTTATAGATGGCGATAACATTCCGTCAGCATATGTGAAAGAAATGATGGAAGAAATCGCTAAATACGGTAACCCTACTATTAAAAGAATTTATGGAGATTGGACCAAACCACAACTTTCTAAATGGAAGAACGTGTTATTGGAAAATGCCATAAATCCAATTCAGCAATACGGGTATACACAAGGAAAAAATGCCACAGATTCTGCCATGATCATAGATGCCATGGACATTTTATATGCCAATAAAGTTCAAGGTTTCTGTTTGGTTTCCAGTGATAGTGACTTCACGAAATTGGCTACTAGGTTAAGGGAATCTGGATTGAATGTAATTGGAATAGGGGAAAAGAAAACTCCGGAGCCTTTTATTGTGGCTTGCGATCGATTTATCTATATAGAAATTTTGGGTTCTTCTTCTAAAGAACAGCACGCTGAAATTAGTAAAGGAAAATCTGTTAAAAAGGATAGTGTAGATAAGATAACTCCCAAGGTAGTGAACTTAATTGCCAGCACCATTTCTGATATTGCCGATGAAGATGGCTGGGCATTTTTAGGGGATGTTGGAGGCTTGCTTCAAAAAAAACAACCAAATTTTGATTCCAGAAATTACGGATTTCAAAAATTAACTCCCATGATTAGCTCTATCAGTAATTTTGAAGTAGAATCCAGAGAAAATCAAAATGGTAGATTCAAATTGATCTACGTAAGGAATAGAGGGTAA
- a CDS encoding cation diffusion facilitator family transporter has protein sequence MNSNFNEAVKTTYLSILGNVLLAIAKGITGIFGNSYALIADAIESTTDVFSSLLALLGVRYANKPADANHPYGHGKAEPLITFAIVGFLVVSATIIAYESIAHIRTPHEVPKSYTLIVLGTIIIIKEIFYRIVSKKSEEINSTILKADAWHHRSDAITSLMAFIGISIALFMGKGYETADDWAALFASGFILYNAYLIMRPALGEVMDEHMHDDLIEKIRRYAENIPGVQETEKCFVRKTGMTFHVDLHIGVTGTITVEEGHDISHKVKNELLLKLPQIADVLVHIEPV, from the coding sequence ATGAATTCTAATTTTAACGAAGCCGTAAAAACCACCTATCTCAGTATTTTAGGGAATGTTCTTCTTGCAATAGCAAAAGGAATTACTGGAATTTTTGGGAACTCCTATGCGCTTATCGCTGATGCTATTGAATCTACTACAGATGTTTTCTCGTCCTTGCTCGCTTTATTGGGGGTACGATATGCCAATAAACCTGCCGATGCCAATCATCCTTACGGTCATGGTAAAGCAGAGCCACTTATCACCTTTGCTATAGTGGGGTTTTTGGTTGTTTCAGCAACCATCATTGCTTACGAGAGTATTGCACATATACGTACTCCACACGAAGTTCCAAAGTCCTACACCCTTATTGTTCTGGGAACAATCATTATAATAAAAGAAATCTTTTATAGAATTGTTTCTAAAAAAAGTGAAGAAATAAATAGCACCATTCTAAAAGCTGATGCCTGGCATCATAGAAGTGACGCGATTACTTCCCTTATGGCTTTTATCGGGATCTCCATAGCTTTATTCATGGGAAAAGGGTACGAAACTGCAGATGATTGGGCTGCCCTGTTTGCTTCCGGCTTCATATTGTACAATGCCTACCTTATCATGAGACCAGCCCTTGGAGAAGTAATGGATGAGCATATGCACGATGATCTAATTGAAAAGATAAGAAGGTATGCAGAAAACATTCCCGGAGTACAGGAGACCGAAAAATGTTTTGTTAGAAAAACAGGAATGACCTTTCATGTTGACCTTCATATTGGAGTAACCGGAACTATCACTGTGGAAGAAGGACATGATATATCCCATAAAGTTAAGAATGAATTATTACTCAAGCTACCACAAATTGCAGATGTCCTAGTTCATATAGAGCCCGTTTAA
- a CDS encoding dipeptidase: MKFTSILLISIISINSFYSQNKNKEQSEMWKKAKAIHEKVITIDTHNDININNFTANRNYTQDLNTQVNLPKMMDGCLDVAWFIVYTGQGELNEAGYAAAYKNAISKFEAIHRLTEEIAPDKIGLATSSTEVRKLVNEGKLVAMIGVENAYPIGEDLKNIEKFYNLGARYMSLSHNGHSLFSDSNTGEADAIWLHNGLSELGKQAVAEMNRLGIMIDVSHPSKEAIKQMFQLSKAPLIASHSSARTLCDHSRNLDDELLSLFKEHGGVVQTVAFSAYVNTNKHNAYYAAVNEIYKTEGEKAGFEVLSRDSIRNLEENERAIYDENYQKIVSSSTGKINELRKKSGPVNVADYVDHIDYLVEKIGIDHVGISSDFDGGGGVEGWQDASETFNVTLELVKRGYTEDEIAKLWGENLLRVLDEVEAVAKKVQKS, encoded by the coding sequence ATGAAATTCACCTCCATTCTTTTAATAAGTATTATAAGTATAAATTCATTTTACAGCCAGAATAAGAATAAAGAACAATCTGAAATGTGGAAAAAAGCGAAGGCAATTCATGAAAAAGTAATCACTATAGATACCCATAACGATATAAATATCAACAACTTCACTGCCAATCGCAATTACACACAAGATCTTAACACACAAGTTAATCTGCCCAAAATGATGGATGGTTGCTTGGATGTGGCTTGGTTTATTGTTTATACCGGTCAAGGAGAATTAAATGAAGCTGGATATGCAGCAGCCTATAAAAATGCGATTTCCAAATTTGAGGCGATCCATAGATTAACAGAGGAAATTGCCCCCGATAAAATTGGATTGGCAACATCTTCCACTGAAGTTCGAAAATTAGTGAACGAGGGCAAACTGGTAGCGATGATAGGGGTTGAAAATGCCTATCCCATTGGCGAAGACCTTAAAAATATTGAAAAATTCTACAACCTTGGAGCGCGATATATGTCTCTATCGCATAACGGCCATAGCCTATTCAGCGATTCCAATACCGGGGAAGCAGATGCTATTTGGCTGCATAACGGATTGAGTGAATTGGGAAAACAAGCGGTTGCAGAAATGAACAGACTGGGAATAATGATAGATGTTTCGCATCCTTCCAAAGAAGCCATAAAACAAATGTTCCAACTTTCCAAGGCTCCTTTAATTGCTTCCCACTCTTCTGCAAGGACCTTGTGCGATCATAGCAGGAATTTGGATGATGAACTTTTAAGCTTATTCAAAGAACATGGTGGAGTGGTTCAAACCGTAGCTTTTAGTGCGTATGTAAATACCAATAAACATAATGCTTATTACGCTGCTGTAAACGAGATCTATAAGACGGAAGGAGAAAAAGCAGGTTTCGAGGTATTGTCTAGAGATAGTATTAGAAATCTGGAAGAAAATGAGAGAGCTATCTATGATGAAAATTACCAGAAAATAGTTTCTTCTTCAACGGGTAAAATTAATGAACTTCGCAAGAAATCCGGGCCTGTAAATGTTGCAGATTATGTAGACCACATAGATTATCTGGTTGAAAAAATAGGAATTGACCACGTAGGTATTAGTTCCGACTTTGATGGCGGCGGCGGAGTTGAAGGTTGGCAAGATGCTTCAGAAACCTTTAATGTAACATTAGAGTTGGTAAAAAGAGGTTATACAGAAGATGAAATAGCCAAGCTTTGGGGAGAAAATCTTTTAAGGGTCTTAGATGAAGTGGAGGCGGTTGCTAAAAAAGTTCAGAAGAGCTAA
- a CDS encoding SdiA-regulated domain-containing protein — MNKTALIIILGAFALVALIYFAFDGIAPNRDFPTAKDVQIDKTWDMPILLEEISGISWIDEDHMACVEDEEAIIFIYNTKASTIDKQIPFGEDGDYEGIALVDNDAYVLRSDGTLFEVQNYRQDSIIVNEYATGLPPEFNFEGVAYDKKNNRLLLAIKDKEEEKSKPIYAFNLKTKKVEEKPAFEIQFNDPAFKVLDQEINHQIIRPSDLAVHPKNGDVYILDATNPKLLILNSRGKIKKLHVFKEEQFGQPEGITFDAAGNLYISNEGAGGMGNILKVTLDKK; from the coding sequence ATGAACAAAACCGCATTAATTATCATATTGGGGGCATTTGCGCTTGTGGCCCTTATCTATTTCGCTTTCGATGGTATTGCTCCTAACAGAGATTTTCCTACTGCTAAAGATGTACAAATAGATAAAACATGGGATATGCCAATTCTTTTGGAAGAAATTTCTGGAATATCTTGGATAGATGAAGATCATATGGCCTGTGTTGAAGATGAAGAAGCAATTATTTTTATTTATAACACCAAAGCCTCTACTATAGATAAACAAATTCCTTTTGGAGAAGATGGAGATTACGAAGGTATTGCTCTTGTAGATAACGATGCCTATGTGCTGAGGAGTGATGGAACTTTATTTGAAGTTCAAAATTATAGACAGGATTCTATTATAGTAAATGAGTATGCTACCGGTTTGCCTCCCGAATTTAATTTTGAAGGGGTAGCTTATGATAAAAAAAATAACAGGTTGTTACTTGCAATAAAAGATAAAGAAGAAGAAAAATCCAAGCCTATCTATGCTTTTAATTTAAAGACCAAAAAAGTAGAGGAGAAGCCCGCTTTTGAAATTCAATTCAACGATCCGGCTTTTAAGGTGCTAGATCAAGAAATAAACCATCAAATCATTCGCCCTTCCGACCTTGCGGTACATCCTAAAAATGGTGATGTTTATATTTTGGATGCAACGAATCCGAAACTTCTTATTTTAAATTCAAGGGGAAAGATCAAAAAATTACATGTTTTTAAAGAGGAACAATTTGGCCAGCCGGAAGGTATAACTTTCGATGCTGCCGGAAACCTTTATATATCCAATGAGGGTGCTGGCGGTATGGGAAATATTTTAAAAGTCACTTTAGATAAAAAATAG
- a CDS encoding DUF1853 family protein, whose translation MYKRIANQFEGFMSTPSILKNSNFAGFTIFKSLDKVSSTSSKELLEKDYPENLVLGKRVEFFFLSAINASQELQIIAHNIQINDENRTLGELDFIVRDLQTSEILHIELMYKFYVYDPEIPNEMERWIGPNRKDSLLQKINKVKKNQFPILHTPQAENHIKDIGIDSKGILQQICFKAALFIPEKLNTYNFPNINEECIIGFWLHLKDFSKYNQKDFQFFAPEKQDWPMDPEYGEKWFSFEDISEQIQKLHLRNKSPLIWIKKPDGTFERLIAVWW comes from the coding sequence ATGTATAAAAGGATTGCAAATCAATTTGAAGGGTTTATGAGCACCCCGTCCATCTTAAAAAATTCAAATTTTGCTGGATTCACGATATTTAAATCTCTTGATAAAGTATCCTCTACTTCTTCAAAAGAATTATTGGAAAAGGATTATCCCGAAAATCTGGTATTAGGGAAACGAGTAGAATTTTTTTTCTTGTCGGCAATCAATGCTTCCCAAGAATTACAGATAATTGCCCACAATATTCAAATTAATGATGAGAACAGAACTTTGGGAGAGTTGGATTTTATAGTGAGAGACCTCCAAACTTCTGAAATTCTGCATATTGAATTAATGTACAAGTTTTATGTTTATGACCCTGAAATCCCCAATGAAATGGAACGTTGGATAGGTCCGAATAGAAAGGATTCTTTACTTCAAAAGATCAATAAGGTTAAAAAAAATCAATTCCCTATATTGCATACGCCACAAGCTGAAAATCATATAAAAGATATAGGTATAGATTCTAAAGGCATTCTACAGCAAATTTGCTTTAAGGCAGCCTTGTTTATTCCCGAAAAATTGAATACATATAACTTCCCGAATATAAATGAAGAATGCATTATTGGCTTTTGGTTGCATTTAAAGGATTTCAGCAAATACAATCAAAAAGACTTTCAATTCTTCGCTCCAGAAAAACAGGACTGGCCTATGGATCCGGAATATGGTGAAAAGTGGTTCAGCTTTGAGGATATTTCTGAACAAATACAAAAACTTCATTTAAGAAACAAATCTCCCCTTATCTGGATAAAGAAACCAGATGGGACTTTTGAAAGATTAATTGCGGTTTGGTGGTGA